The Listeria welshimeri serovar 6b str. SLCC5334 genome has a window encoding:
- a CDS encoding ABC transporter substrate-binding protein has product MKQLLKIFVPVIVVALLMMLLATTMNRSEGYAGSNTLTIYNWGDYIDPSLITKFEKETGIKVIYQTFDSNEAMMTKIEQGGTTFDIAVPSDYAISKMKEENLLIPLDHSKLPNEKYLDPRFMDLSFDDNNKYSMPYFWGTLGIIYNKKMFPDKKFDTWNALFDPELKNQILLIDGAREVMGLGLNSLGYSLNDTNKNHLKAARDKLETMTPNVKAIVGDEIKLLMADNEAGVAVTFSGEAAEMLSENEDLEYVIPTDGSNLWFDNMVIPKTAKNVDGAHKFINFMLKPENAAINAEYVGYATPNEKAVKLLPKEISSDERFYPDMDELNNLEVYDNLGKRMLSYYNELFLEFKMYRK; this is encoded by the coding sequence ATGAAGCAACTGCTGAAAATTTTTGTGCCAGTAATTGTGGTCGCGCTCCTAATGATGCTACTTGCAACAACGATGAATCGCTCAGAAGGCTACGCTGGGAGTAATACGTTGACGATTTATAACTGGGGCGATTATATTGACCCTTCACTTATCACTAAATTCGAAAAAGAAACAGGTATCAAAGTCATTTACCAAACATTTGATTCTAACGAAGCGATGATGACGAAAATTGAGCAAGGTGGAACAACTTTTGATATTGCTGTGCCAAGTGATTATGCGATTAGTAAAATGAAAGAAGAAAATTTACTAATACCGCTTGATCATTCCAAACTACCAAATGAAAAATACCTTGATCCTCGTTTTATGGATTTGTCGTTTGATGATAATAATAAATATTCCATGCCGTATTTCTGGGGGACGCTTGGGATTATATATAATAAAAAAATGTTTCCTGATAAAAAATTTGATACGTGGAATGCACTATTTGATCCTGAGTTGAAAAATCAAATTTTGCTTATTGACGGTGCACGTGAGGTGATGGGTCTTGGTCTAAACAGTCTTGGTTACTCACTGAATGATACAAATAAAAACCATCTCAAAGCTGCCAGAGACAAGCTAGAGACGATGACGCCGAATGTCAAAGCAATTGTTGGTGATGAAATCAAACTGCTCATGGCGGACAATGAAGCCGGTGTCGCGGTTACTTTCTCTGGAGAGGCAGCAGAAATGCTCAGTGAAAATGAAGATTTAGAATATGTCATCCCAACGGACGGTTCCAATTTATGGTTCGATAACATGGTCATTCCAAAAACAGCGAAAAATGTCGATGGCGCGCATAAATTTATTAACTTCATGTTAAAACCAGAGAATGCCGCCATCAATGCCGAATATGTCGGTTATGCCACACCAAACGAAAAAGCCGTCAAATTGTTACCAAAAGAAATTTCGAGTGACGAACGTTTTTACCCGGATATGGACGAACTAAATAATTTAGAAGTATATGATAACCTCGGCAAACGAATGCTGTCGTATTATAATGAATTATTTTTGGAGTTTAAGATGTATCGTAAATAG
- a CDS encoding SpaA isopeptide-forming pilin-related protein, producing the protein MNKKKRQAISLVGVLTVMIAFFITPITALAASVNYEKIGDYVSTWNIASLGGLHWTDNGVHMIKADNQPAFCIEHGVLLNGGSGFEPSELNSAEKERLSLISYYGYQISPTMENYGITQNIIWEEFGDTLLTTQLPNYTNRKNEILAKVANYKIKPSFANQNITLNLGDSITLTDTNNVLSKYGNLLENSANLQIEKNGNILKLTATASSKESGKLQYSMVPKDQVGQSFIYKKPGEQTVATFKLSNAGEMNLAIKVNLNGNVKLKKVDEDTGQAVPNTKMKFEYNGQIKEIVTDTNGLAQIDGVKAGTKVKITEVTASNGFVNKGESKEITIEPNKTIEVVFGNKAQQGLLKLKKTGQKAIAVTTTDSDYGQLHDITFDYVPLADVTFNIKAREDIKVGDYVHAKKGSVVATVKTDAKGELINMPKLYLGKYEAIETKAPAGYLMNTTSLPFEFTYEGQNVELVSQSLEAKNDFQQLKITVHKNEEQIQEWKENEPVLEEVKANDKVFGLFTNQEYAMTDNTTVPADGLLAFGTVKDGELVFPNLQLMEGRYYIQELDAGESHNIDTTHHEFEFTATDHETEKVIELYAPKENQEDESLPLLNKLHFNHFSLKKVNEEATLEEKNGYDFTFTGNGKDAIFTLETEDKEVIQTVTVDKDSLAMFTNVPVGTFYLKEKQPSSESYVRSSETYKIVSTLKGVQAYDSKGQLLGEAMNEETSEEEEETEQTEESDSKEPIKDEPIVLLEIKNHLVKGVAELTKTDVLNGKALPNTGIRILDKDKKVVIEGKTDNQGQFTFEKLPKGTYYFQEFEAPIGYQLDETPIQFEIKEDGKVVKSTMTNQLIPNEKGNLPQTGEKTSILGIALGSLLLVGIAIYYFYAKKKQGNKTK; encoded by the coding sequence ATGAATAAGAAAAAACGACAAGCAATCTCGCTAGTGGGTGTACTCACAGTGATGATTGCTTTTTTTATTACCCCAATTACGGCTCTTGCAGCTTCGGTGAATTATGAAAAAATTGGAGATTACGTCTCAACTTGGAATATTGCTTCACTAGGAGGATTACACTGGACAGATAACGGTGTGCACATGATTAAGGCAGATAATCAACCTGCTTTTTGTATTGAACACGGTGTTCTACTGAATGGTGGCTCAGGGTTTGAACCCTCTGAGCTAAACAGTGCAGAAAAAGAACGGCTATCTTTGATCTCATATTACGGTTATCAAATTAGTCCTACAATGGAAAATTACGGAATCACTCAAAACATTATTTGGGAAGAGTTCGGTGATACATTGTTAACCACTCAACTTCCAAACTATACAAATCGCAAAAATGAAATTTTAGCGAAAGTAGCTAATTATAAAATTAAGCCCAGTTTTGCGAATCAGAACATTACATTAAATCTTGGAGATTCTATCACACTGACAGATACAAACAATGTTTTATCAAAATATGGCAATCTTTTAGAAAATTCCGCAAATCTTCAAATTGAAAAAAATGGAAATATATTGAAATTAACTGCTACGGCTAGTTCTAAAGAGTCTGGTAAGCTTCAATATAGCATGGTGCCAAAAGATCAAGTGGGTCAAAGTTTCATCTATAAGAAACCTGGTGAACAGACTGTAGCCACATTTAAATTATCTAATGCTGGAGAAATGAATTTAGCGATCAAAGTGAATCTCAATGGAAATGTAAAATTGAAAAAAGTAGATGAAGATACTGGGCAAGCTGTTCCTAATACGAAAATGAAATTTGAGTACAACGGACAAATAAAAGAGATTGTCACTGACACGAATGGTTTGGCGCAGATTGATGGAGTAAAAGCAGGCACGAAAGTAAAAATTACGGAGGTTACCGCTAGTAATGGGTTTGTAAATAAAGGGGAATCAAAGGAGATCACGATTGAACCAAATAAAACAATTGAAGTGGTGTTTGGAAACAAAGCCCAACAAGGGTTATTAAAATTGAAAAAGACAGGTCAGAAAGCAATAGCTGTTACTACTACGGATTCTGATTATGGACAGCTACATGATATTACCTTTGATTATGTTCCTCTAGCCGATGTAACGTTTAATATTAAAGCTCGTGAAGACATTAAAGTAGGTGATTATGTTCATGCTAAAAAAGGAAGTGTTGTTGCGACTGTTAAAACAGATGCAAAAGGCGAACTAATCAATATGCCTAAGCTATATCTAGGTAAATATGAAGCTATTGAAACCAAGGCACCTGCTGGATATTTGATGAATACGACATCTCTGCCCTTTGAGTTTACCTATGAAGGGCAAAATGTGGAGTTGGTTTCTCAATCACTTGAAGCAAAGAATGATTTTCAACAACTAAAAATCACTGTTCATAAAAATGAAGAACAGATTCAGGAGTGGAAGGAAAATGAGCCAGTATTAGAAGAAGTGAAAGCGAATGACAAAGTGTTTGGTTTATTTACGAACCAAGAATATGCAATGACTGACAACACCACTGTGCCAGCTGATGGTTTATTGGCATTTGGAACAGTTAAAGACGGTGAACTTGTTTTTCCTAACCTACAACTGATGGAAGGGAGATACTACATTCAAGAATTGGATGCTGGGGAGAGCCATAACATCGATACGACACATCATGAATTTGAGTTTACCGCAACGGATCATGAAACAGAAAAAGTCATTGAACTTTATGCACCTAAAGAAAATCAAGAAGATGAATCGCTGCCGCTGTTAAATAAACTTCATTTTAATCATTTTTCATTAAAGAAAGTAAATGAAGAAGCTACGTTAGAAGAAAAAAATGGCTATGATTTTACCTTCACTGGAAATGGCAAGGATGCTATTTTTACTCTGGAAACGGAAGACAAAGAAGTAATTCAAACAGTCACAGTTGACAAGGATTCTTTGGCTATGTTCACGAATGTACCTGTTGGAACGTTCTATTTGAAAGAAAAGCAACCATCTTCTGAGAGTTATGTACGTTCTTCTGAAACCTATAAAATTGTCTCTACACTAAAAGGCGTTCAAGCCTATGATAGTAAAGGGCAGCTTCTTGGTGAAGCAATGAATGAAGAAACAAGTGAAGAAGAGGAAGAAACTGAGCAGACCGAAGAATCAGATTCTAAAGAACCTATAAAAGATGAGCCAATCGTATTACTAGAAATCAAAAACCATTTGGTTAAAGGCGTTGCAGAATTAACGAAAACAGATGTATTGAATGGGAAGGCTCTTCCAAATACTGGTATTCGTATTCTTGATAAAGATAAAAAAGTAGTTATTGAAGGGAAAACAGATAACCAAGGTCAATTCACCTTTGAAAAATTACCAAAAGGCACATACTATTTCCAAGAATTTGAAGCACCTATTGGTTATCAATTAGACGAAACACCGATTCAATTTGAAATCAAAGAAGATGGCAAGGTAGTCAAAAGTACCATGACCAATCAACTTATTCCAAATGAAAAAGGAAATTTGCCACAAACAGGTGAAAAAACGTCCATTTTAGGAATCGCGCTAGGAAGTTTGTTACTGGTTGGTATTGCTATCTATTACTTTTACGCAAAGAAAAAACAAGGAAATAAAACAAAATAA
- a CDS encoding DUF961 family protein, translated as MSLKFEENTIKDFDVKKTFGTCYYLSAQSIYENDSEGNRTEIVREQRVTIYSEVKNDQIDITLPETTDLASFSYDDEIELTGEVTALAWLSSYAGYNDSIQSEQAFKIRAGGIKKVTTPHQKPEKQKSTGTLQGE; from the coding sequence ATGAGTTTAAAATTTGAAGAAAATACGATTAAAGACTTTGATGTCAAGAAAACATTTGGAACCTGTTATTACTTAAGCGCTCAGTCTATCTATGAAAACGATAGCGAAGGGAACCGAACAGAAATAGTAAGAGAGCAACGTGTAACAATCTATTCCGAAGTAAAAAATGATCAAATTGATATTACATTGCCAGAAACAACGGATTTAGCTTCATTTTCTTATGATGATGAAATTGAACTGACAGGTGAAGTGACTGCTTTAGCGTGGCTCTCTTCCTATGCTGGGTATAATGATTCCATTCAATCAGAACAAGCTTTTAAAATTCGAGCTGGTGGAATTAAAAAGGTAACAACACCACATCAGAAACCTGAAAAGCAAAAGTCTACTGGAACTTTACAAGGGGAGTAA
- a CDS encoding FtsK/SpoIIIE domain-containing protein: protein MKFINYRGTRIRPYHLNVYRHYLFGMWSPALLVSGAYGYFVLYPLVSEIFEKQSIDYAALLLPVGGLFLWLLLPLFICLWGRRQSFLKGGFFYRAYQRQMLARMLKSNGLYDKKERKSNERIAEKMIFPKVYYRNTKEILYLTVPTDGMKWHDRFEKIAKTFEEMYIADFINVQKEMGYTTYSLMIDVISKRIDISDCVVTNGQVKLMEGVVWDYAEVPHMLITGGTGGGKTYLILTLIQALVKVGTVDICDPKEADLKDLQDLKLFKGHVFTGTKWITRCLKNAVAEMNRRYVYMKLLPNYTTGKNFAYYDIPPYFIIVDEWAAFFGTLNYKEQDEISGYVKELVLKARQAGVFLILATQRPDAENFGGGIRDNILFRVSVGKLQEQGYYMTFGSDQKNKAFINKSIKGRGYVDDGSAVPREFYAPFVPKGYNFLKEFEKIESMKLLDIREVDPTAEEIEVAQKAFEVIR, encoded by the coding sequence ATGAAATTTATAAACTACAGGGGCACCAGAATCCGTCCGTATCACTTGAATGTCTATCGTCATTACTTGTTTGGTATGTGGTCTCCAGCACTCCTTGTTAGCGGTGCCTATGGCTATTTTGTACTATATCCATTAGTAAGTGAAATTTTTGAAAAACAATCAATAGATTATGCTGCTCTCCTTCTTCCAGTTGGAGGGCTTTTTTTATGGCTCTTACTTCCGTTGTTCATTTGTTTATGGGGGAGAAGACAGTCTTTTCTAAAAGGTGGTTTCTTTTATCGAGCCTATCAACGGCAAATGTTGGCACGAATGTTAAAAAGCAATGGCTTGTACGATAAGAAAGAACGAAAATCAAACGAGCGAATCGCAGAAAAGATGATTTTCCCTAAAGTTTATTATCGGAATACCAAGGAAATTCTTTATTTAACGGTTCCAACAGATGGAATGAAGTGGCATGATCGTTTTGAAAAAATTGCGAAAACTTTTGAAGAAATGTATATTGCCGATTTTATCAATGTGCAGAAAGAGATGGGTTATACAACCTATTCCTTGATGATTGATGTGATTAGTAAACGGATTGATATTTCAGATTGTGTTGTCACAAATGGTCAAGTCAAATTGATGGAAGGTGTGGTTTGGGATTATGCAGAAGTGCCACATATGTTAATTACAGGCGGCACAGGTGGAGGCAAGACCTATCTAATTTTGACGTTAATTCAAGCATTGGTAAAAGTGGGAACCGTTGATATTTGTGATCCAAAAGAAGCGGATTTAAAGGATTTACAAGACCTTAAATTATTCAAGGGACATGTCTTTACTGGAACAAAATGGATTACTCGTTGTTTGAAAAATGCCGTAGCAGAAATGAATCGCCGCTACGTCTATATGAAGCTTCTCCCAAACTATACAACAGGGAAAAACTTTGCTTATTACGATATTCCGCCTTATTTCATCATTGTAGATGAATGGGCCGCATTTTTCGGAACCTTAAACTATAAAGAACAGGATGAAATTTCAGGGTATGTAAAAGAATTAGTGTTAAAGGCTCGTCAAGCAGGTGTTTTCTTAATTCTTGCGACACAACGCCCTGATGCAGAGAACTTTGGTGGAGGGATTCGTGATAATATCTTGTTTCGGGTGAGTGTTGGAAAGCTTCAAGAACAGGGCTATTATATGACTTTTGGATCAGATCAAAAGAATAAGGCGTTTATCAATAAGTCAATTAAAGGAAGAGGGTATGTGGATGATGGCTCAGCTGTACCAAGAGAATTCTATGCTCCATTTGTTCCTAAGGGCTATAACTTTTTAAAAGAATTTGAAAAGATTGAATCGATGAAACTATTAGATATCAGGGAGGTTGATCCAACTGCTGAGGAAATTGAAGTGGCACAAAAAGCATTTGAAGTAATTCGATAA
- a CDS encoding ATP-binding protein gives MKKKNILNLIRYYSEKNDLQFRNEAIEIARYFDQNGDHQLSEYIMSLLSDVNTFVPQSDSFESSFFKELSINSEPLPLPKQIADDIKGIINAVNHHVGINKFLFEGAPGTGKTESVKQIARLLDRRLYMVEISELIDSKMGQTSKNMVTIFNDINELPHPSKVLILFDEIDAIALDRVNSNDVREMGRVTSTMLRELDKLNEEVVLIATTNLYQNFDKALTRRFDSTINFDRYDREDLIEIAESILNTLLKKFKSAGRDMKLFKKIIGNMETIPNPGELKNLIKVSLAFSDPNNDFDYLRRLLQTTQNLSEENELNELKKMGFTVREIELLTGVSKSQVARELRGE, from the coding sequence ATGAAAAAGAAAAATATTTTGAATTTAATTAGATATTACTCAGAAAAAAATGATTTACAATTCAGAAATGAGGCAATAGAAATTGCACGATATTTTGATCAGAATGGTGATCATCAACTTTCAGAATATATCATGAGTTTACTATCTGATGTAAATACATTTGTTCCACAAAGTGATTCTTTTGAAAGTTCTTTTTTCAAAGAGTTGAGTATTAATTCTGAGCCGCTGCCACTTCCAAAGCAAATAGCTGATGATATCAAAGGTATTATCAATGCTGTTAATCATCATGTCGGTATAAATAAATTTTTGTTTGAAGGAGCACCTGGAACAGGTAAAACTGAAAGTGTCAAGCAGATAGCTAGGCTTTTAGATCGACGTTTATACATGGTTGAAATTAGTGAGTTGATTGATAGTAAAATGGGACAGACCAGCAAGAATATGGTGACTATTTTTAATGATATCAATGAGTTACCGCACCCTTCAAAAGTACTAATACTTTTTGATGAAATAGATGCAATTGCTTTAGATAGAGTTAATTCTAATGATGTGAGAGAAATGGGAAGAGTTACATCTACGATGCTGAGAGAATTGGATAAATTAAACGAAGAAGTTGTCCTTATCGCAACCACCAATTTATATCAAAATTTCGATAAAGCACTTACTAGAAGGTTTGACTCTACTATAAATTTCGATCGATATGATAGGGAAGATTTGATTGAGATTGCTGAAAGCATACTCAATACATTATTGAAAAAATTCAAAAGTGCTGGAAGAGATATGAAGTTATTCAAAAAAATTATTGGAAATATGGAGACTATTCCTAACCCAGGAGAATTAAAAAATCTTATAAAAGTCTCATTAGCATTTAGTGACCCAAATAATGACTTTGATTATCTAAGACGGTTGCTTCAAACAACGCAAAACCTTTCTGAAGAAAATGAATTAAATGAATTAAAAAAAATGGGCTTTACAGTGAGAGAAATCGAGCTACTGACGGGCGTTTCTAAAAGTCAAGTTGCGAGAGAGCTGAGGGGAGAATAG
- a CDS encoding S8 family peptidase translates to MNDILSLKGSFVQKSNDSRPGSPKLPAGSSVSIFDIDSLISYLLEMDRFWDAQNILNGGLISVYYTRIIAKSNRIKGFLAVGSQLPNSTIVGAKFSDDKTKHIITHYIPLSAIKESILAAREAIRILKNEFSGSVNDEIFNDPKIFRKIDFEKYTITKTKFQRLIVDTAYIEKFDVERADFDTDKSSIVTLYETGIDTKELLKKIGIPIFNERILNRTTILLDEQYLQVLLQRAPFLVAMAVENITELAPSDFIETFSSEATLISSPKSEPTIGVIDTLFDERVYFHEWVEFHNMIDENIPIEPSDYRHGTSVSSIIVDGHSLNPELDDGCGRFKVRHFGVATNRAFNSFSIIRTINDIVKSNRDIRVWNLSLGSNEEVRENFISAEGAILDRIQFENDVIFVIAGTNKKALDKEKRIGAPADSINSVVVNSVDHQKNSASFSRKGIVLSFFTKPDVSYYGGGNGEFLNVCEPLGQARVCGTSYAAPWIARKLSYLIDIIGLSKEVAKALLIDSSIGWNSKPDFNQLATLGHGVVPIKILDILQSPSDEIRFIVEGVSEKYDTYNYSFPVPVHKNKHPFVSKATLCYFPKCARNQGVDYTNTELDIYFGRLDNSGKLKSINKNKQSVTDEEHYLKEVSARKMFRKWDNVKHISEPITARTQAKKVYDNPLWGMSIKTKERLDTNDGVGIRFGVVVTLKEINGINRIDDFIQQCNLKGWLVNRVNIENRIDIYQTADEEITFE, encoded by the coding sequence ATGAATGATATTTTGAGTTTAAAAGGTAGTTTTGTACAAAAATCAAATGATAGTAGACCTGGTTCACCAAAATTACCAGCAGGTTCAAGTGTGTCAATATTTGACATTGATAGTTTAATTAGTTATTTGCTTGAAATGGATAGATTTTGGGATGCACAGAATATTCTAAATGGTGGTCTCATTAGTGTTTATTATACTAGAATTATTGCAAAGAGTAACAGAATAAAAGGCTTTTTAGCAGTAGGAAGTCAGTTACCAAACTCAACAATAGTTGGTGCTAAATTTTCAGATGATAAAACAAAACATATCATTACTCATTATATTCCCCTCTCTGCTATTAAAGAATCGATTTTGGCAGCTAGAGAAGCAATTAGAATTTTAAAAAATGAATTCTCTGGTAGTGTCAATGATGAAATATTTAATGATCCTAAAATATTTCGGAAAATAGATTTTGAAAAGTATACAATTACAAAAACTAAGTTTCAACGGTTGATTGTAGATACAGCCTATATCGAAAAATTTGACGTTGAGCGTGCGGATTTTGATACAGATAAAAGTTCAATTGTTACTCTATATGAGACTGGAATTGATACGAAAGAATTGTTGAAAAAAATAGGTATCCCTATATTCAATGAGCGGATATTAAATAGAACAACAATTTTACTTGATGAACAGTATTTACAAGTTTTATTACAGAGAGCGCCATTTTTAGTAGCGATGGCAGTAGAAAATATTACAGAATTAGCACCAAGTGATTTTATAGAAACTTTTTCAAGTGAAGCTACCTTAATATCATCACCCAAAAGCGAACCAACCATTGGAGTCATTGATACACTTTTTGATGAAAGGGTTTATTTCCATGAGTGGGTTGAGTTCCATAACATGATTGATGAAAATATTCCAATAGAACCTTCGGATTATAGACATGGAACATCCGTTTCATCAATTATTGTGGATGGGCACTCTTTAAACCCAGAATTGGATGATGGATGTGGTCGCTTTAAGGTTAGACATTTTGGAGTTGCTACAAATCGGGCGTTCAATTCCTTTTCAATTATTCGTACTATTAATGATATTGTTAAAAGTAACCGTGATATTCGTGTATGGAATTTATCCTTAGGTTCAAATGAAGAAGTGAGAGAAAATTTTATATCTGCGGAAGGAGCAATTCTTGATCGAATTCAATTTGAAAATGATGTTATCTTTGTTATTGCTGGAACAAATAAAAAAGCATTAGATAAAGAAAAACGCATTGGTGCACCTGCAGATTCAATCAATTCAGTTGTCGTAAATTCTGTAGACCATCAAAAAAATTCAGCCTCCTTTTCTAGAAAAGGAATTGTTCTATCATTTTTTACCAAACCGGATGTTAGTTACTACGGGGGAGGTAATGGCGAATTTCTGAATGTTTGTGAACCATTGGGGCAAGCAAGAGTCTGTGGCACATCATACGCAGCACCATGGATTGCGAGAAAACTGTCCTATCTAATTGATATTATTGGACTTAGTAAAGAGGTTGCCAAAGCTTTATTGATTGACTCTTCAATTGGTTGGAATAGTAAACCAGATTTTAATCAACTAGCTACTTTAGGACATGGAGTTGTGCCAATTAAGATTTTGGATATTCTTCAATCTCCCTCTGATGAGATACGGTTTATTGTAGAAGGAGTTTCTGAAAAGTATGATACTTATAACTATAGCTTCCCAGTTCCTGTCCATAAAAATAAACATCCCTTTGTTTCAAAAGCAACACTATGCTATTTTCCTAAATGCGCTAGAAATCAAGGTGTAGATTATACAAATACAGAATTGGATATATACTTTGGCAGACTTGATAATAGTGGTAAGTTGAAATCAATAAATAAAAATAAACAAAGTGTCACAGACGAAGAGCACTATCTTAAAGAAGTAAGTGCTCGGAAAATGTTTCGAAAATGGGATAATGTTAAACATATCAGTGAGCCCATCACTGCACGAACACAAGCAAAAAAAGTTTATGATAACCCGTTATGGGGAATGAGTATCAAAACAAAAGAGCGCTTAGATACAAATGATGGTGTGGGTATAAGATTTGGAGTCGTAGTTACGTTAAAAGAAATTAATGGAATTAATCGAATTGACGACTTTATTCAACAATGTAACTTAAAAGGTTGGCTAGTAAACCGTGTTAATATTGAGAATAGAATCGATATCTATCAAACTGCTGATGAAGAAATTACATTTGAATAG
- a CDS encoding XRE family transcriptional regulator — translation MKGEQIKKLRQRIGMNQTTLAEKLEISKGYLSKIENNQKKLNSSIINKLQSIFHLTGGILPMEAKIDFLRIRLKIDCPTQVITNILKMDPNVFGYKSYGFNHYTETYFFSEIFIFSNPNDINMGVMIELRGQGCREYELILEERKENWNDFFWRLYQDDLFGKGVLIDTKITRIDIALDEMISCLYKNYDLHELKRKCEQGLVDTTFRNFDYRGGFSFRKGDRVNKGLSLYFGSRQSPYYLNFYEKDYELAKKEGLSIEMVHQKYGVKNRYEIRLANEKAYLFVEYLLSTGETIEWVARELIDTSLKVFDSDNQGNRISYSANWRMVIESMQELKLTMKGEKPNYEKSLRWLSNYLAPTLKKIWIMDQTFGTDELMTRIQQAELKEKDQEELVKLTTTIKELLVQEEEEAVSSKTVSVTQQEVEQLLAQFLFE, via the coding sequence ATGAAAGGAGAACAAATAAAAAAATTACGCCAACGAATAGGGATGAACCAAACGACTTTGGCCGAAAAGCTTGAAATATCTAAAGGATATTTATCAAAAATAGAGAACAATCAAAAGAAGCTTAATTCGTCTATTATTAATAAACTGCAATCAATTTTCCATTTGACTGGTGGAATTTTGCCTATGGAAGCTAAAATAGATTTTTTACGAATTCGTTTAAAAATTGATTGCCCTACTCAAGTGATTACAAATATATTAAAAATGGACCCCAATGTTTTTGGATACAAATCTTATGGGTTCAACCATTATACAGAAACATATTTTTTTAGTGAAATATTTATTTTCTCAAACCCCAATGATATTAATATGGGTGTCATGATTGAGTTAAGAGGTCAAGGGTGCAGAGAGTATGAACTGATTTTGGAAGAGAGAAAAGAAAACTGGAATGATTTCTTTTGGAGACTGTATCAAGATGACCTTTTTGGTAAAGGGGTTTTGATAGATACCAAAATTACTCGGATTGATATTGCATTAGATGAAATGATCTCGTGTTTATATAAAAATTATGATTTACATGAGTTAAAGCGAAAATGTGAACAAGGATTAGTGGATACTACATTTCGCAATTTTGATTATAGAGGTGGATTTTCTTTTAGAAAAGGAGATCGTGTGAACAAAGGACTATCACTATATTTTGGCTCTAGGCAATCTCCATATTATCTTAATTTCTATGAAAAAGATTATGAGCTGGCAAAAAAAGAAGGGCTATCTATTGAAATGGTACATCAAAAATATGGTGTTAAAAATAGATACGAAATCCGCCTTGCAAACGAAAAAGCCTATCTTTTTGTGGAATATCTATTGTCAACTGGCGAAACCATAGAGTGGGTTGCTAGAGAGCTAATTGATACCTCTTTAAAAGTTTTTGATTCTGATAATCAAGGAAATCGTATCAGTTACAGCGCCAATTGGCGAATGGTCATTGAAAGTATGCAAGAATTGAAGCTGACCATGAAAGGAGAGAAACCTAATTATGAAAAATCATTACGTTGGCTCTCCAATTATCTTGCCCCAACGTTAAAGAAAATTTGGATTATGGATCAAACGTTTGGTACGGATGAACTAATGACACGTATCCAACAAGCAGAACTGAAAGAAAAGGATCAAGAGGAATTGGTAAAGCTAACCACAACGATTAAAGAGTTATTAGTACAAGAAGAGGAAGAAGCAGTATCCTCTAAAACTGTATCTGTTACGCAACAAGAAGTGGAGCAGCTGTTAGCCCAATTTTTATTTGAGTGA
- a CDS encoding antirestriction protein ArdA, which translates to MIELYIENPKARKGRWFELPILWEVVQEKLELEDEKVYEINDYSAPIKLSNFEDFDYMNEVAEQFDEHEGHEAIKYLEEVITAGFFNDLLDAFEQIDEIQVYSNCYSYKDYAEQIMDDLGYLSGVPDIIKWNIDYEGIGEDLRQDGRLYQASDNTIIEVMT; encoded by the coding sequence ATGATTGAGTTATATATTGAAAACCCTAAAGCACGTAAAGGGCGTTGGTTTGAGCTACCTATTCTGTGGGAAGTTGTACAAGAAAAGTTAGAATTAGAAGATGAAAAAGTATATGAAATCAACGACTACTCAGCGCCTATTAAGTTGTCTAATTTTGAAGATTTTGATTACATGAATGAAGTGGCTGAACAATTTGATGAACATGAGGGACATGAAGCGATTAAGTATCTGGAGGAAGTAATTACTGCTGGCTTTTTCAATGATCTGTTAGATGCTTTTGAACAGATTGATGAAATTCAAGTCTACTCGAATTGTTATTCCTACAAAGATTATGCTGAACAAATAATGGATGATCTTGGCTATCTCTCTGGCGTACCAGATATTATCAAATGGAATATTGACTATGAAGGGATTGGAGAAGATTTACGTCAAGATGGCAGGCTCTATCAAGCAAGTGACAACACCATTATTGAGGTTATGACATGA